In the Hylaeus volcanicus isolate JK05 chromosome 1, UHH_iyHylVolc1.0_haploid, whole genome shotgun sequence genome, one interval contains:
- the LOC128884031 gene encoding elongation of very long chain fatty acids protein 7-like — protein MDLVDIYNYVNTELADKRSNDWILVSSPIPVILVTFAYLYFVLRCGPRFMENRKPYSLLTFIRFYNIFQIVANAMIVYHMLDAGWYQDCFIYCVVPDYSTNRNAMKTVRLAWYVLSLKIIDYIETGIFVLRKKWNQISFLHLYHHVSTVAYVWFILKYFTCNMSMTVGLLNSAVHVIMYSYYYLASIGPHVQKKLQLLKQSITIIQLTQFVIMILYMAQAFIPGCPGMRIPAAVMLINIFINFYLFYDFYRKTYTVKKQKA, from the exons ATGGATTTAGTAGACATATACAATTATGTTAACACAGAATTAGCTG ACAAACGATCAAATGATTGGATACTCGTTAGTTCGCCTATACCCGTTATTCTCGTTACATTTGCGTACTTGTACTTCGTTCTACGATGCGGCCCAAGATTCATGGAAAACAGAAAGCCGTACTCATTGCTCACGTTTATTAGATTTTATAACATATTTCAAATCGTGGCGAATGCTATGATAGTATACCATATGTTAGACGCTGGATGGTACCAGgactgttttatttattgcgtCGTACCTGATTATTCGACCAACCGTAACGCAATGAAG ACGGTTAGACTAGCATGGTACGTGCtgtctttgaaaataattgattacatCGAGACTGGCATATTCGTACTCAGGAAGAAATggaatcaaatttcattcctGCACTTGTACCATCATGTTTCCACAGTAGCGTATGTGTGGttcatattgaaatattttacttgcaacaTGTCGATGACGGTTGGTTTACTCAATAGTGCAGTGCATGTAATAATGTACAGTTATTACTATTTGGCTTCTATTGGACCACACGTTCAAAAAAAGCTTCAATTATTGAAACAATCCATTACCATCATACAATTG ACACAATTCGTCATAATGATATTATACATGGCACAGGCTTTCATACCTGGCTGTCCGGGCATGAGAATACCAGCCGCAGTAATGTTgattaacatatttataaatttctacttattttatgatttttatcgaaaaacttACACCGTAAAGAAACAGAAGGCCTAA